A window of the Camelus ferus isolate YT-003-E chromosome 22, BCGSAC_Cfer_1.0, whole genome shotgun sequence genome harbors these coding sequences:
- the KIAA1191 gene encoding putative monooxygenase p33MONOX isoform X1 → MASRQPEVPALEPSGPLGKMSLPIGMYRRAFSYDDALEDPAPMTPPPSDMGSIPWKPVIPERKYQHLAEVEEGEASVSSLAVPQPSATDSTDKVPVVKARATRVIMSSLITKQTQESIHRFEQQAGLRDAGYTPHKGLTTEETKYLRVAEALHKLKLQSGEMTREEKQPASAPSTPSSSPHSSPKQKPRGWFTSGSSTALPGPSLSTMDSGSGDRERSSADKWSLFGPRSLQKSDSGGFATQAYRGAQKPSPVELMRVQATRMAEDPATFRPPKMDIPVTDGKRQLPRTHDLKARDLNVLTPTGF, encoded by the exons ATGGCTTCGAGACAACCAGAAGTACCTG CTCTTGAGCCTAGTGGGCCTCTAGGCAAGATGTCCCTGCCCATCGGGATGTACCGCCGGGCATTCAGCTATGATGATGCCCTTGAGGACCCTGCGCCCATGACTCCTCCTCCATCGGACATGGGCAGCATCCCCTGGAAGCCGGTGATTCCAGAGCGCAAGTATCAGCACCTTGCCGAG gtggaggaaggagaggccagCGTCTCCTCCCTTGCTGTGCCCCAGCCATCGGCCACCGACAGCACGGACAAGGTCCCCGTGGTGAAGGCTAGAGCTACCCGTGTCATCATGAGCTCTCTGATCACAA AACAGACCCAGGAGAGCATTCACCGTTTTGAGCAACAGGCAGGGCTGAGAGATGCTGGCTACACACCCCACAAGGGCCTTACCACCGAGGAGACCAAGTACCTTCGAGTGGCAGAAGCACTCCAC AAGCTGAAGCTGCAGAGCGGAGAGATGACGAGAGAGGAGAAGCAGCCGGCCTCAGCCCCGTCCACTCCCAGCAGTagcccccactcctcccccaagCAGAAGCCCAG AGGCTGGTTCACTTCCGGTTCCTCCACAGCCTTACCTGGCCCCAGTCTTAGCACCATGGATTCTGGAAGTGGGGATAGAGAGAGAAGCTCGGCAGATAAATGGAGCCTTTTTGGACCAAGATCCCTCCAGAAGTCTGATTCGG GAGGTTTCGCCACCCAGGCCTACCGAGGCGCCCAGAAGCCCTCTCCCGTGGAGCTGATGCGCGTGCAGGCCACGCGCATGGCTGAGGACCCAGCAACATTCAGGCCGCCCAAGATGGACATCCCGGTGACAGACGGGAAGAGACAGCTGCCGCGGACCCACGACCTCAAAGCCCGCGACTTGAATGTTCTCACACCCACTGGCTTTTAG
- the KIAA1191 gene encoding putative monooxygenase p33MONOX isoform X2, protein MSLPIGMYRRAFSYDDALEDPAPMTPPPSDMGSIPWKPVIPERKYQHLAEVEEGEASVSSLAVPQPSATDSTDKVPVVKARATRVIMSSLITKQTQESIHRFEQQAGLRDAGYTPHKGLTTEETKYLRVAEALHKLKLQSGEMTREEKQPASAPSTPSSSPHSSPKQKPRGWFTSGSSTALPGPSLSTMDSGSGDRERSSADKWSLFGPRSLQKSDSGGFATQAYRGAQKPSPVELMRVQATRMAEDPATFRPPKMDIPVTDGKRQLPRTHDLKARDLNVLTPTGF, encoded by the exons ATGTCCCTGCCCATCGGGATGTACCGCCGGGCATTCAGCTATGATGATGCCCTTGAGGACCCTGCGCCCATGACTCCTCCTCCATCGGACATGGGCAGCATCCCCTGGAAGCCGGTGATTCCAGAGCGCAAGTATCAGCACCTTGCCGAG gtggaggaaggagaggccagCGTCTCCTCCCTTGCTGTGCCCCAGCCATCGGCCACCGACAGCACGGACAAGGTCCCCGTGGTGAAGGCTAGAGCTACCCGTGTCATCATGAGCTCTCTGATCACAA AACAGACCCAGGAGAGCATTCACCGTTTTGAGCAACAGGCAGGGCTGAGAGATGCTGGCTACACACCCCACAAGGGCCTTACCACCGAGGAGACCAAGTACCTTCGAGTGGCAGAAGCACTCCAC AAGCTGAAGCTGCAGAGCGGAGAGATGACGAGAGAGGAGAAGCAGCCGGCCTCAGCCCCGTCCACTCCCAGCAGTagcccccactcctcccccaagCAGAAGCCCAG AGGCTGGTTCACTTCCGGTTCCTCCACAGCCTTACCTGGCCCCAGTCTTAGCACCATGGATTCTGGAAGTGGGGATAGAGAGAGAAGCTCGGCAGATAAATGGAGCCTTTTTGGACCAAGATCCCTCCAGAAGTCTGATTCGG GAGGTTTCGCCACCCAGGCCTACCGAGGCGCCCAGAAGCCCTCTCCCGTGGAGCTGATGCGCGTGCAGGCCACGCGCATGGCTGAGGACCCAGCAACATTCAGGCCGCCCAAGATGGACATCCCGGTGACAGACGGGAAGAGACAGCTGCCGCGGACCCACGACCTCAAAGCCCGCGACTTGAATGTTCTCACACCCACTGGCTTTTAG